A region from the Parasphingopyxis sp. CP4 genome encodes:
- a CDS encoding serine hydrolase domain-containing protein, whose amino-acid sequence MTEIHGTCDDRFAPVKAMFESNFASGKEVGASVAASYQGEMVVDLWGGHADAAKTKPWEEDTIINVWSSTKTMAAMSMLLLADRGDVDLHAPVARYWPEFAQNGKEGVEVRHFLSHSAGLSGMDDLVEGAALYDWDRVVGALAQQTPWWEPGSKSGYHAITQGHLIGEVIRRVTGQTAGEFFRSEIAGPLDADFHIGTDATLDDRIAELIPPTTLVESNDDGSIASRTFRSPKIDIAETTMRGWRDAEIPAANGHGNARSIVRIQTAMANDGSAFGKRIMSEKGPERIFEEQTNGMDLVLGMPIRFGMGYGLKNDMMPLGPSQNYCFWGGYGGSLVFVDRDTGLCLSYVMNRMDSALMGDMRGISMVFAAYQALA is encoded by the coding sequence ATGACGGAAATCCACGGCACCTGTGACGATCGCTTTGCGCCGGTCAAAGCCATGTTCGAGAGTAATTTTGCAAGCGGCAAAGAAGTCGGCGCGTCAGTTGCGGCCAGCTATCAGGGCGAGATGGTCGTCGATCTTTGGGGCGGCCATGCCGATGCCGCGAAAACCAAGCCTTGGGAAGAAGATACGATCATCAATGTCTGGTCGTCGACCAAAACGATGGCTGCCATGTCCATGTTATTGTTGGCGGATCGCGGGGATGTCGACCTGCACGCTCCCGTCGCGCGCTATTGGCCGGAATTCGCGCAGAACGGGAAGGAGGGGGTCGAGGTCCGCCATTTTCTCAGCCATTCGGCTGGCCTTTCCGGGATGGATGATCTTGTTGAAGGCGCGGCGCTCTATGACTGGGACCGTGTCGTTGGGGCGTTGGCGCAACAGACGCCCTGGTGGGAGCCGGGTAGCAAGTCCGGTTATCACGCGATCACCCAGGGCCATCTGATCGGCGAAGTGATCCGCCGGGTAACGGGCCAGACGGCAGGCGAGTTCTTCCGGAGTGAAATTGCTGGACCGCTCGATGCGGATTTTCATATCGGAACGGATGCAACGCTTGACGATCGTATTGCCGAGCTCATCCCGCCCACCACTCTGGTTGAATCGAACGATGATGGATCGATTGCATCGCGGACCTTTCGTAGCCCGAAAATCGACATTGCCGAAACAACCATGCGCGGCTGGCGCGATGCAGAGATTCCGGCGGCCAATGGCCATGGCAATGCGCGCAGTATTGTCCGGATTCAGACGGCCATGGCGAATGACGGATCGGCTTTTGGCAAGCGCATCATGTCGGAAAAAGGCCCTGAGCGGATTTTCGAGGAACAGACCAACGGGATGGACCTGGTTCTGGGAATGCCGATCCGTTTCGGTATGGGCTATGGCCTCAAAAATGACATGATGCCGCTTGGGCCGAGCCAGAACTACTGTTTCTGGGGCGGCTATGGTGGATCGCTCGTCTTTGTCGATCGCGATACCGGGCTGTGCCTGTCCTATGTGATGAATCGCATGGATAGCGCGTTGATGGGCGATATGCGGGGCATCTCCATGGTCTTCGCCGCCTATCAGGCGCTCGCCTAA
- a CDS encoding SspB family protein — translation MTDDTPDSLIPYDEIVQEALRAVVGRVLSEVGEAGDLPGEHHFYITFKTRAPGVDIPGHLLERFPDEMTIVLQKRFWDLTVDEEGFSVGLSFNQVPSTLVVPFAAITGFVDPAVNFALQFQAQGKESGPADHAENDPPAVEPVEDGSNVVAVDFKRKK, via the coding sequence ATGACGGATGACACCCCAGATAGTCTGATTCCTTATGACGAGATCGTGCAGGAGGCGCTTCGCGCCGTTGTCGGTCGCGTATTGAGTGAGGTCGGCGAAGCGGGGGATCTTCCCGGCGAGCATCATTTTTACATCACGTTCAAGACCCGAGCTCCGGGGGTCGATATTCCCGGCCATCTGCTGGAACGCTTTCCCGACGAAATGACGATTGTCCTGCAGAAGCGTTTCTGGGATCTGACTGTCGACGAAGAGGGTTTTTCAGTTGGGCTGAGCTTCAATCAGGTGCCGTCCACGCTGGTAGTGCCCTTTGCTGCGATTACCGGATTTGTCGATCCAGCGGTGAATTTCGCCCTCCAATTCCAGGCGCAGGGCAAAGAATCCGGCCCTGCCGACCATGCCGAAAATGATCCCCCGGCCGTTGAGCCCGTCGAAGACGGATCGAACGTCGTCGCGGTTGATTTCAAACGCAAAAAATAG
- the fumC gene encoding class II fumarate hydratase: MTQDTRTETDSIGPIEVPIDAYWGAQTQRSLQNFPFGPEERMPIGIVHAQAAVKQAAARVNKKHGLDAGIADAIEAAATAVRDGKHDGEFPLTIFQTGSGTQTNMNVNEVIAGIGNEALAGTRGGKEPVHPNDHVNMSQSSNDSFPTALHVSTALATRDALLPAIDILIASLTAKAEAWDDIVKIGRTHTQDATPLTLGQEFSGYAAQLISCKARIEGALMGNIAKLAIGGTAVGTGLNAPEGWSEDMAAAISDITGLTFESADNKFEQLAAKDGLVFFSGALNTLAVALNKIANDIRFLGSGPRSGLGELSLPANEPGSSIMPGKVNPTQCEMMTMVAGQVIGNHQAVTVGGMQGHFELNVFMPLIGANVLRSIALLSTGMTGFAERCVDGIEANEDQIKSLVDRSLMLVTALAPEIGYDNAAKIAKHAHQNGQTLKEAGLDLGLVDEETFDRVVRPENMIGR; encoded by the coding sequence ATGACCCAGGACACCCGCACTGAAACTGATTCCATCGGCCCGATCGAAGTGCCGATCGATGCCTATTGGGGCGCGCAGACGCAGCGCAGCCTTCAGAATTTCCCCTTCGGCCCTGAAGAGCGCATGCCGATCGGCATTGTCCATGCCCAGGCAGCGGTTAAACAAGCGGCAGCGCGGGTGAACAAGAAGCATGGCCTAGATGCTGGCATTGCCGATGCAATTGAAGCGGCAGCAACCGCGGTCCGCGATGGCAAGCATGACGGCGAATTTCCGCTGACCATCTTTCAGACAGGCTCCGGCACCCAGACCAATATGAATGTGAACGAGGTGATTGCCGGGATCGGCAATGAGGCGCTTGCCGGCACGCGCGGGGGCAAGGAACCGGTTCACCCCAATGATCATGTGAACATGTCGCAAAGCTCCAATGATAGCTTCCCGACCGCGCTCCATGTTTCAACGGCGCTCGCAACGCGTGATGCACTGCTGCCCGCAATCGACATCTTGATCGCATCGCTCACCGCCAAGGCCGAAGCCTGGGACGATATCGTCAAGATCGGGCGGACGCATACCCAGGACGCGACCCCGCTCACGCTGGGCCAGGAATTTTCCGGCTATGCGGCCCAGCTGATCAGCTGCAAGGCGCGGATCGAAGGCGCGCTAATGGGTAATATTGCCAAGCTCGCTATCGGTGGAACAGCGGTTGGCACAGGGCTTAACGCGCCGGAGGGCTGGTCGGAGGATATGGCGGCAGCGATCAGCGATATCACCGGTCTCACGTTCGAAAGCGCAGACAATAAATTTGAACAGCTTGCCGCCAAGGACGGGCTCGTCTTCTTCTCCGGCGCGCTGAACACGCTGGCTGTGGCGCTCAACAAGATCGCCAATGACATCCGTTTCCTAGGCTCTGGCCCGCGCTCTGGCCTGGGTGAGTTATCGCTTCCGGCAAATGAACCGGGCAGCTCGATCATGCCGGGCAAAGTCAATCCAACCCAGTGCGAGATGATGACGATGGTCGCCGGACAAGTCATCGGCAACCATCAGGCAGTGACCGTGGGCGGGATGCAGGGGCATTTCGAGCTCAATGTCTTCATGCCACTTATCGGTGCCAATGTGCTGCGGTCGATAGCCCTGCTCTCGACCGGCATGACCGGATTTGCCGAACGCTGTGTCGATGGCATTGAAGCGAATGAAGATCAGATCAAATCATTGGTTGACCGGTCGCTGATGCTGGTCACCGCGCTGGCACCGGAAATCGGCTATGACAATGCCGCCAAGATCGCCAAACATGCGCACCAGAACGGCCAGACGCTGAAAGAAGCGGGTCTTGATCTTGGCCTGGTCGATGAAGAGACGTTTGATCGCGTTGTGCGCCCGGAAAACATGATCGGCCGTTAG
- a CDS encoding DUF418 domain-containing protein: MTADTDVPAVEASTVEEARTASRIQGFDIARALAIFGMITVNYRATFPVTVDGPAWLEWMAGQVNGRAAALFVFLAGIGISLLSRRGRLSDDADLIRADRMNLLRRSLFLLVIGFWFRQYWEYDILHFYGVYLLIAAAILTTSNRALLIFTLLATIVFPFLYYILPEQLGITFWATTNAFTPREILIDLFFQGYHPVMPWVAFMLVGMMIGRLELTDASVRRRLLIWGVAIALSAEAIAYLFLNMGTFKLMEDIFPMLDLEEASVSLDSAPYPPMPLFVAVGAGWAMAIVSLCLSFGERFADRRWIMPLVHTGQLALTIYIIHGTIGIWAVEWAGVKPSRTLGWVIGYSAILYSILILLSTLWRRKFDRGPVEAIMRRLTDSWRSEINPVPPEEAKAA, translated from the coding sequence ATGACGGCGGACACAGACGTACCCGCTGTTGAGGCATCGACTGTCGAGGAAGCCCGGACAGCAAGCCGTATCCAAGGCTTCGACATAGCCCGCGCCTTGGCGATTTTCGGCATGATTACTGTCAATTATCGGGCGACTTTCCCGGTGACGGTGGATGGTCCGGCCTGGCTCGAATGGATGGCCGGCCAGGTAAATGGCCGCGCCGCTGCGCTATTCGTGTTTCTTGCAGGTATCGGCATATCGCTTCTGTCGCGACGCGGTCGATTGTCCGATGACGCCGATCTCATCCGTGCGGATCGGATGAACCTGTTGCGGCGATCGCTGTTCCTGCTCGTGATTGGCTTTTGGTTTCGCCAATATTGGGAATATGACATTCTCCATTTTTACGGCGTCTATCTGTTGATCGCCGCCGCGATCCTGACAACGTCGAATCGCGCGCTGCTGATCTTCACGCTGCTGGCGACGATTGTCTTTCCCTTTCTGTATTATATCCTGCCCGAACAATTGGGCATTACCTTCTGGGCAACGACCAACGCATTCACACCGCGAGAGATACTGATCGACCTGTTCTTCCAGGGTTATCATCCAGTGATGCCTTGGGTCGCGTTCATGCTGGTCGGCATGATGATCGGGCGGCTGGAATTGACTGACGCGTCGGTTCGGCGGCGGCTGCTGATTTGGGGTGTCGCGATCGCCCTGTCAGCCGAAGCAATCGCCTATCTCTTTCTCAATATGGGCACTTTCAAACTCATGGAGGATATCTTCCCGATGCTCGATCTGGAAGAGGCGTCGGTGTCGCTGGACAGCGCGCCCTATCCGCCGATGCCGCTCTTCGTGGCAGTCGGTGCCGGCTGGGCGATGGCGATTGTGTCCCTATGTCTGAGCTTTGGCGAGCGGTTTGCCGACCGCCGTTGGATCATGCCACTGGTCCATACCGGGCAGCTCGCACTGACGATCTACATCATCCACGGTACGATCGGGATTTGGGCGGTTGAATGGGCCGGGGTCAAACCGTCGCGGACGCTGGGCTGGGTGATCGGTTATTCGGCGATACTCTATTCCATTCTCATCCTGCTTTCGACGCTGTGGCGACGCAAGTTCGATCGCGGGCCGGTCGAAGCCATTATGCGGCGGCTAACCGATAGCTGGCGGAGCGAAATCAATCCGGTGCCGCCTGAGGAAGCGAAAGCCGCCTAG
- a CDS encoding DUF2585 domain-containing protein, producing MGRNPICECGQVKLWVGTVHGPDNSQHIADWYTPSHIIHGFIFCGLGWLLLRNRPVGLWLCLAVALEAGWEVLENSPIIINRYREATAAFGYSGDAIINSVADIGWMAIGFLIARRIGLWPTVAIAIAFELFTLWMIRDNLTLNVVMLVWPIDAIREWQGAL from the coding sequence ATGGGCCGCAATCCGATTTGCGAATGCGGTCAGGTCAAACTCTGGGTCGGGACGGTGCACGGACCCGACAACAGCCAGCATATCGCCGACTGGTACACGCCCAGCCATATCATCCATGGATTTATCTTTTGCGGACTGGGCTGGCTCCTCCTCCGCAATCGACCGGTCGGTCTGTGGCTGTGCCTTGCCGTCGCGCTTGAAGCGGGTTGGGAAGTGCTCGAAAATTCGCCGATCATCATCAACCGCTATCGTGAAGCGACGGCGGCCTTTGGCTATTCCGGCGATGCCATCATCAATTCCGTTGCCGATATTGGCTGGATGGCAATCGGCTTCCTGATCGCCCGGCGCATTGGCCTTTGGCCAACCGTCGCAATTGCAATCGCCTTCGAGCTATTCACACTCTGGATGATCCGCGACAATCTGACACTGAATGTCGTGATGCTGGTTTGGCCGATTGATGCCATTCGCGAGTGGCAAGGCGCGCTCTAG
- the gmk gene encoding guanylate kinase encodes MADPIQLQRRGLLYVLSSPSGAGKSTIARMLLEGDSEISLSVSATTRPIRDGETDGEHYHFVDNDEFDRLVADDAFLEWAHVFDRRYGTLKSQVTRKLDDGRDVLLDIDWQGTQQLKQVDPDIVRVFILPPSMDELERRLRGRGTDSDEVIAGRMERAAAEISHWAEYDYVLVNDDADVCAERAKGILQSERLRRNRRTGLVDFVRTLIG; translated from the coding sequence ATGGCCGATCCGATACAGCTGCAGCGCCGCGGGCTCCTTTATGTCCTTTCATCGCCGAGTGGCGCGGGCAAGTCCACCATCGCGCGCATGCTGTTGGAGGGCGATTCAGAGATTTCGCTGTCCGTGTCCGCTACGACGCGGCCGATCCGCGACGGCGAAACGGATGGCGAGCATTATCACTTTGTCGACAATGACGAGTTTGACCGGCTGGTCGCCGATGATGCCTTCCTCGAATGGGCGCATGTTTTCGATCGCCGCTATGGAACGCTGAAATCTCAGGTGACGCGCAAACTAGATGACGGGCGCGATGTGTTGCTCGACATTGACTGGCAGGGCACGCAGCAACTCAAACAGGTCGATCCCGATATCGTACGGGTCTTCATACTGCCGCCATCAATGGACGAACTGGAACGCCGACTGCGCGGGCGCGGCACCGATAGCGACGAAGTAATCGCTGGCCGGATGGAGCGGGCGGCGGCCGAGATCAGCCATTGGGCGGAATATGATTATGTGCTCGTGAATGACGATGCGGATGTCTGCGCCGAGCGGGCCAAAGGCATCCTCCAATCCGAACGGTTGCGCCGTAACCGCCGCACCGGGCTGGTCGATTTTGTCCGGACGCTGATCGGATAG
- a CDS encoding ATP12 family chaperone protein, giving the protein MKRFYENADATRSSDGWTVALDGRTVKTPARKSLAVPARKLADAIAAEWAGQEEKIDPAAMPLTGLANAAIDRVHPNHQSFAAELAEYGETDLLCYRADSPTELVARQCAAWDPLLEWAQKRFDIGFETTTGIVHRPQPAPTVERLRAATEIYGPFHLAGLSPIVRIGGSLVAALALVENAFDEDVIWSATRIDEDWQASQWGEDEDAIATRDARRREFSAGMRFIRLLEAGD; this is encoded by the coding sequence ATGAAGAGATTCTATGAGAATGCCGATGCAACGCGCAGCAGCGATGGCTGGACCGTGGCCCTTGACGGCCGGACGGTAAAAACACCCGCCCGCAAATCGCTGGCGGTGCCGGCGCGCAAGCTGGCCGATGCCATTGCTGCTGAATGGGCGGGGCAGGAAGAAAAAATCGATCCAGCGGCTATGCCGCTCACCGGCCTTGCCAATGCGGCCATCGATCGCGTGCATCCGAACCACCAGAGCTTTGCGGCCGAACTCGCCGAATATGGCGAGACTGATCTCCTCTGCTATCGCGCGGACAGCCCGACCGAACTGGTCGCCAGGCAATGCGCGGCCTGGGATCCGTTGCTCGAATGGGCGCAGAAACGCTTCGATATCGGGTTCGAGACAACAACCGGCATCGTCCATCGGCCTCAACCGGCACCGACCGTCGAACGACTGCGCGCGGCGACCGAAATCTACGGCCCCTTCCACCTCGCCGGGCTTTCTCCGATCGTGCGCATTGGCGGTTCGCTGGTCGCGGCTCTCGCACTGGTCGAGAACGCCTTTGACGAGGATGTGATCTGGTCAGCAACGCGAATCGACGAAGACTGGCAGGCGAGCCAATGGGGCGAGGACGAAGACGCCATCGCCACCCGCGACGCACGCCGACGCGAGTTCAGTGCCGGCATGCGCTTCATCCGGTTGCTCGAAGCCGGAGATTAG
- a CDS encoding HAD-IA family hydrolase has translation MSNRLAIFDCDGTLVDSQANICMAMESAFERAGLTPPLREQTRRVVGLSLVEAMQNLLPDADHDRHQSLAEDYKDAFFEMRTAGSVHEPLYDGIGEVISTLDSEGWLLGVATGKSDRGLKFVLEAHDLTDRFVTLHTADRHPSKPHPAMLEACMAEAGATAASSAMIGDTTFDMAMARSADMLAVGVSWGYHDAHELEAAGADIVIDRPIDIPAVLKELS, from the coding sequence ATGAGCAATCGGCTGGCCATCTTCGATTGCGACGGAACACTCGTCGACAGCCAGGCCAACATATGCATGGCCATGGAGAGTGCATTTGAACGCGCTGGACTGACGCCGCCACTCCGGGAGCAGACCCGCCGCGTGGTCGGTCTGAGTCTCGTCGAAGCGATGCAAAATCTGCTGCCCGATGCCGATCATGATCGCCATCAATCGTTGGCCGAGGATTATAAGGATGCGTTTTTTGAGATGCGCACCGCGGGCAGTGTCCATGAGCCGCTTTATGACGGCATTGGCGAAGTCATTTCGACGCTCGATAGCGAGGGCTGGTTATTGGGTGTCGCCACCGGCAAATCTGATCGCGGGCTGAAATTCGTACTCGAAGCACATGACCTCACCGATCGTTTTGTCACCCTGCACACCGCCGACAGGCATCCCTCCAAACCCCATCCCGCCATGCTGGAGGCCTGTATGGCCGAGGCCGGTGCAACCGCCGCATCCAGTGCCATGATCGGCGACACCACCTTCGATATGGCTATGGCGCGATCTGCGGACATGTTGGCGGTTGGAGTATCCTGGGGCTATCATGACGCGCATGAGCTGGAAGCAGCCGGCGCCGATATCGTCATCGACCGGCCGATCGATATACCGGCCGTGCTGAAGGAACTGTCATGA